The Bacteroidales bacterium genome has a segment encoding these proteins:
- the gldD gene encoding gliding motility lipoprotein GldD has translation MLFKQIRSAVLLLIPLLVLSQGCRKHYTPKPRGYFRIDLPEKQYRTYRSACPFAFEFPIYASVIPDESKDAEPCWMNVRFEQFHATIHMSYKQIKKNLPELTEDARSFVYKHTIKADAIGELPISYPEKKVYGILYDIEGNAASSVQFFLTDSTRHFIRGALYFSVTPNADSLGPVIQFIREDIVHLTSTFQWLN, from the coding sequence ATGCTTTTTAAACAAATCCGTTCTGCCGTTTTGCTGTTGATCCCTTTATTGGTTCTGAGCCAGGGGTGCCGTAAACACTATACTCCCAAACCACGCGGATACTTTCGTATCGACCTGCCTGAAAAGCAATACCGGACCTATCGTTCAGCTTGTCCGTTCGCGTTCGAATTTCCAATTTATGCATCGGTTATACCCGATGAAAGCAAAGATGCTGAACCCTGCTGGATGAACGTCCGTTTTGAACAGTTCCATGCCACCATCCATATGAGCTATAAGCAAATAAAGAAAAATCTGCCCGAACTCACTGAAGATGCGCGTTCTTTTGTTTATAAACACACCATCAAGGCCGATGCTATCGGGGAATTGCCCATTAGCTATCCCGAAAAAAAGGTATATGGAATTCTTTATGATATTGAAGGAAATGCCGCCTCATCGGTCCAGTTTTTCCTTACCGACAGTACCCGGCATTTTATTCGCGGAGCTCTCTATTTTTCTGTAACACCCAATGCCGATTCTCTCGGGCCTGTTATCCAATTCATCAGAGAAGATATTGTTCATCTTACCTCCACTTTTCAATG